In the genome of Acidimicrobiia bacterium, one region contains:
- a CDS encoding YifB family Mg chelatase-like AAA ATPase, producing the protein MFASVTSAALVGVVPRPVRVEAHVSGRKEAFALVGLPDTAVREARERVRSAIAATGHRFPMRRVTVNLAPADLPKVGSAYDLPIALGVLAACGHIPPGATRVVALGELALDGAVRPARGCLAAGMVARRRNERCLVGVDAAGEAALSGGDVHGVATLAEAIAVASGDRDGSRPVAGGGDDGAGWVDLGAVRGQVLARRALEVAAAGGHHLLLLGPPGSGKTMLARALPGILPDLTADEALEVAQAHSAAGRPLRMSSRPPFRSPHHGATAPAILGGGSGVPVPGELTLADRGVLFLDELAEFPRGLLDMLRQPVEEGVVHIARKGVSVEFPCRTQLVAATNPCPCGYLGDRRVACRCSASAVTRYRSRLSGPLLDRFDLRVGVGRVDGEGLMGPSGESAASVRMRVAAARERQRMRGVLNRSLDRVRLDALNWDVSALEMLRAAVDRSALTGRGWDRLRRVSSTIADLEGADSIGDHHVAEALSLRVDL; encoded by the coding sequence GTGTTCGCCTCGGTGACCTCGGCCGCCCTGGTTGGGGTGGTTCCCCGTCCGGTGAGGGTCGAGGCGCACGTGTCCGGCCGCAAGGAGGCCTTTGCGCTGGTCGGCCTCCCCGACACCGCCGTGCGGGAGGCTCGGGAGCGGGTTCGGTCGGCGATCGCAGCCACCGGCCATCGCTTCCCCATGAGGAGGGTGACCGTGAACCTGGCCCCGGCGGACCTCCCCAAGGTGGGCTCGGCGTACGACCTCCCCATCGCCCTGGGAGTGCTCGCCGCTTGTGGGCACATCCCGCCAGGCGCCACCAGGGTGGTCGCCCTCGGCGAGCTGGCACTCGATGGCGCGGTGAGGCCGGCACGCGGCTGCCTGGCCGCCGGCATGGTGGCCCGCCGCCGCAACGAGCGATGCCTGGTCGGTGTCGATGCCGCAGGCGAGGCCGCCCTCTCTGGAGGCGACGTCCACGGTGTGGCCACGCTGGCAGAGGCTATCGCCGTCGCCTCCGGTGACCGCGACGGGTCACGCCCCGTCGCCGGAGGTGGCGATGACGGAGCCGGATGGGTCGACCTGGGAGCGGTGCGAGGCCAGGTCCTGGCGCGCCGGGCACTGGAGGTGGCGGCGGCAGGCGGCCACCACCTGCTGCTGTTGGGGCCACCCGGCTCCGGGAAGACGATGCTGGCCCGCGCCCTGCCCGGCATCTTGCCCGACCTGACCGCCGACGAGGCGTTGGAGGTGGCCCAGGCGCACTCCGCCGCCGGGCGCCCGCTGCGGATGTCGAGTCGGCCTCCGTTTCGCAGCCCCCACCACGGCGCCACCGCCCCGGCCATCCTCGGGGGTGGCTCTGGTGTTCCCGTGCCTGGGGAGCTCACACTGGCCGACCGAGGGGTGCTGTTCCTCGACGAATTGGCCGAGTTCCCGCGCGGTCTTCTCGACATGTTGCGCCAGCCTGTCGAGGAAGGTGTGGTCCACATCGCCCGCAAGGGGGTCTCGGTGGAGTTCCCTTGCCGAACCCAGTTGGTTGCGGCGACCAACCCGTGTCCTTGCGGGTACCTCGGGGATCGGAGGGTGGCGTGTCGCTGCAGCGCGTCGGCCGTGACCCGGTACCGATCGCGTCTCTCGGGACCACTGCTGGACCGGTTCGATCTGAGGGTCGGTGTGGGGAGGGTCGACGGAGAAGGGCTCATGGGCCCTTCGGGGGAGTCGGCCGCTTCGGTACGCATGCGGGTCGCCGCCGCCAGGGAGCGTCAGCGGATGCGGGGTGTGCTCAACCGCTCGCTCGATCGAGTGCGGCTGGACGCCTTGAACTGGGATGTCTCCGCCTTGGAGATGCTTCGGGCTGCGGTGGACCGCAGCGCCCTCACCGGACGCGGCTGGGATCGGCTGAGGAGGGTGTCGTCGACGATCGCCGATCTGGAGGGTGCCGACAGCATCGGTGACCACCACGTGGCCGAGGCGCTCTCGCTGAGGGTCGATCTGTGA
- the dprA gene encoding DNA-processing protein DprA has protein sequence MSTALLELAGLGLHPGRLGELLTRWGSAERTVAAIRGGRVDGVDAGSIVPADTLLGRLERCGARPVFLGEPGYPEALAAIEDPPPTLFVRGTIPGGPAVAVVGTRRATAYGRALARAFGAAVADAGWVLVSGLARGIDGEAHRGSLHRAGAGIGVLGCGPDVVYPREHGDIADDLIAGGAVVSEYPPGAAPLAWRFPPRNRIISGLAGAVVVVEAGVAGGALVTAARAVAQGREVFAVPGDVDRETSVGCNLLIRDGAVPVLGASDLVEALSLVLGPPRSAPSADDLPSAGISLDALAVRLGLEGSSFATWLGRMRLAGRIRVVGDRVHPQDPARRGTNG, from the coding sequence GTGAGCACCGCTCTGCTCGAACTGGCCGGTCTGGGCCTGCACCCGGGACGCCTCGGCGAACTGCTGACCCGTTGGGGAAGCGCCGAGAGGACGGTGGCTGCCATCCGCGGCGGCCGTGTCGACGGTGTCGATGCCGGTTCGATCGTTCCCGCCGACACCCTGCTGGGCAGGCTGGAGCGCTGTGGTGCCCGGCCGGTGTTCCTGGGGGAGCCCGGATACCCCGAAGCGCTGGCCGCGATCGAGGACCCGCCTCCGACCCTGTTCGTGCGGGGAACGATCCCCGGCGGGCCGGCGGTGGCGGTCGTGGGAACCCGTCGGGCGACCGCTTACGGGCGGGCATTGGCACGGGCGTTCGGAGCGGCGGTCGCCGATGCCGGATGGGTGCTGGTCTCCGGACTGGCTCGTGGCATCGACGGAGAGGCCCATCGGGGGAGCCTCCACCGGGCGGGGGCCGGGATCGGCGTGCTCGGCTGCGGGCCCGACGTCGTCTACCCGCGCGAACATGGCGACATTGCCGACGACTTGATCGCCGGCGGCGCCGTGGTGAGCGAGTACCCGCCTGGGGCGGCCCCGCTGGCGTGGCGCTTCCCGCCGCGCAACCGGATCATCTCCGGGCTGGCGGGCGCCGTGGTGGTGGTCGAGGCCGGGGTCGCCGGCGGCGCCCTGGTGACGGCGGCGCGCGCGGTGGCCCAGGGACGCGAGGTGTTCGCCGTTCCCGGCGACGTCGACCGGGAGACCTCGGTGGGGTGCAACCTGCTGATTCGCGACGGCGCCGTCCCGGTGCTGGGAGCCTCCGACCTGGTCGAGGCGCTGTCCCTGGTGTTGGGGCCGCCACGAAGCGCCCCCTCGGCCGACGACCTCCCCAGTGCCGGAATCTCCCTGGACGCCCTGGCCGTCCGTCTCGGTCTCGAAGGTTCCTCCTTCGCCACCTGGCTGGGCCGCATGCGGCTGGCCGGGAGGATCCGCGTCGTCGGCGACCGTGTCCACCCGCAGGACCCGGCCCGCCGGGGCACGAACGGGTAA
- a CDS encoding enoyl-CoA hydratase/isomerase family protein, translating into MFHVVDEGPVRWLTLDNPGRRNAVPTDQWEVLTGHLDDFEASDLRALVVTGAGDDFCSGADLGTGFQGREMVHAYEAMARVGAAARALHRITKPTVAAVDGVAVGAGLNLALGCDLLIATDRARFAEIFVRRGLTVDFAGTWLLPRRIGLARAKELALTGRMFDAAEAERLGIVTRVVAPDGLRAAAAGAAGVLASGAPLAQRMIKAGFDRSFEMSFEEALSYEQAAQAMLMSSDDVVEGVAAFLQKRDPEFRGR; encoded by the coding sequence ATGTTCCATGTGGTCGACGAAGGGCCGGTGCGGTGGCTCACCCTCGACAATCCGGGCCGCCGCAACGCCGTGCCCACCGACCAGTGGGAGGTGCTGACCGGCCACTTGGACGACTTCGAGGCATCAGATCTTCGGGCGCTGGTGGTGACCGGTGCCGGCGATGACTTCTGCTCGGGAGCCGATCTGGGGACCGGGTTCCAGGGGCGGGAGATGGTCCATGCCTATGAGGCCATGGCACGGGTCGGTGCCGCCGCTCGCGCCCTGCATCGCATCACCAAGCCGACGGTGGCCGCGGTGGACGGCGTGGCGGTCGGCGCCGGCCTCAACCTGGCATTGGGCTGCGATCTGCTCATCGCCACCGATCGGGCCCGGTTTGCCGAGATCTTCGTGCGCCGCGGGCTCACGGTCGACTTTGCAGGCACCTGGCTGCTGCCGCGCCGCATCGGCCTCGCCAGGGCGAAGGAACTCGCCCTCACCGGGCGCATGTTCGATGCCGCCGAAGCGGAGCGACTGGGGATCGTGACCAGGGTGGTCGCTCCCGACGGGCTCAGGGCGGCAGCTGCCGGGGCCGCCGGCGTCCTCGCCTCGGGCGCACCCCTGGCACAGCGGATGATCAAGGCCGGTTTCGACCGCTCGTTCGAGATGTCGTTCGAGGAGGCCCTCTCCTACGAGCAGGCGGCCCAGGCGATGCTCATGTCGTCGGACGACGTCGTCGAGGGGGTGGCGGCGTTCCTGCAGAAGAGGGATCCGGAGTTCCGCGGACGGTGA
- a CDS encoding YraN family protein gives MAAAFLARRGARVLVGNVRSGRGEIDLIVTLEGRLVAVEVKTRVGEDPIVQLTDQKRRRMRQAAARLRPTPERIDLVTVTLGPGGATISWVRAVA, from the coding sequence GTGGCCGCCGCCTTCCTCGCCCGGCGGGGGGCGCGGGTTCTCGTCGGCAACGTCCGCTCCGGTCGCGGCGAGATAGATCTGATCGTCACCCTTGAGGGGCGCCTGGTCGCCGTCGAGGTCAAGACCAGGGTCGGGGAGGACCCGATCGTGCAGTTGACCGATCAGAAGCGTCGGCGAATGCGCCAGGCCGCTGCCCGACTGCGTCCGACGCCGGAGCGCATCGACCTGGTGACGGTGACACTGGGGCCGGGCGGGGCGACGATCTCCTGGGTTCGCGCCGTGGCGTGA
- a CDS encoding DUF2469 domain-containing protein: MSEEDLERYESDVELQIYREYHDVLPMFRYVIETERRFYLANQVDLETREAGGTVFFEIRLEDAWVWDMYRPARFLKNVRVLTFRDVNVEEVEHPEFKPPDHDTI, from the coding sequence GTGAGCGAAGAAGACCTCGAACGGTACGAATCGGACGTCGAACTGCAGATCTATCGGGAGTACCACGACGTGCTCCCGATGTTTCGCTACGTGATCGAGACCGAGCGGCGCTTCTACCTCGCCAACCAGGTCGACCTCGAGACGCGTGAGGCCGGCGGAACGGTGTTCTTCGAGATACGACTCGAGGATGCCTGGGTTTGGGACATGTACCGACCGGCGCGCTTCTTGAAGAACGTGCGGGTTCTCACCTTTCGCGACGTCAACGTCGAAGAGGTGGAGCACCCGGAGTTCAAGCCGCCGGATCACGACACGATCTAG